One window of Bacteroides sp. AN502(2024) genomic DNA carries:
- a CDS encoding tail fiber protein codes for MDKITGNYLTQGNKDFPLDCETLDALQTNIALVAILGNIAGDKVILRGCDLSQDGTKRSEGYVFVRTAAFPAGEVLRFEGGAVGSGMYVKQEDIPVTAQGYDYPKAYTKRTLAAGVGYENFRWEDFKNVQTSDALNQAIADLKEDLQEEAAKFTPAPLGIVLLWAGKTEPDGYALCDGRQLSTKDYPDLYKALGTTFNNAYSANGTRYTTTSGFFRLPDLRGRFVVGYHDSDNDYKTKGTAGGEKKHALTINEMPNHAHTFKDYYYPEAHDGQNYDTIVTNNNIGSNDTDYDNKHLFYYRHDTEGKGGGAQHENRPPYYVLAYIMRLK; via the coding sequence ATGGATAAAATCACAGGTAATTACCTGACACAGGGAAACAAGGATTTTCCGCTGGACTGTGAGACGCTGGACGCCTTGCAGACCAATATCGCGCTTGTCGCTATATTGGGCAACATCGCCGGCGACAAAGTAATCCTGCGCGGCTGCGACCTTTCACAGGACGGCACAAAGCGTTCCGAGGGTTATGTATTTGTACGGACGGCGGCTTTTCCCGCCGGTGAAGTTTTGCGTTTCGAGGGCGGTGCGGTCGGCAGCGGCATGTATGTGAAACAAGAGGATATACCCGTGACGGCGCAAGGATACGATTATCCGAAAGCCTACACGAAACGGACGCTTGCCGCGGGTGTGGGCTATGAAAATTTCAGATGGGAGGACTTCAAGAATGTGCAGACTTCTGACGCACTTAATCAGGCTATTGCCGACCTGAAAGAAGACCTGCAAGAGGAGGCGGCAAAATTCACCCCCGCACCTTTGGGTATCGTGCTGCTATGGGCGGGAAAAACCGAGCCTGACGGTTACGCCCTTTGTGACGGGCGGCAATTAAGCACAAAGGACTATCCCGACCTGTACAAGGCTTTGGGTACGACCTTTAACAATGCTTACAGTGCCAACGGTACACGGTACACTACGACCAGCGGCTTTTTCCGTCTTCCCGATCTGCGCGGCCGTTTTGTCGTGGGCTACCACGACAGTGATAATGACTACAAGACGAAAGGCACGGCAGGCGGTGAGAAAAAACATGCCCTTACCATCAATGAAATGCCGAACCATGCGCATACGTTCAAGGATTATTATTATCCGGAAGCCCACGACGGCCAGAACTACGACACCATCGTGACGAACAACAATATCGGGTCAAATGATACGGATTATGACAACAAGCATCTGTTCTATTACAGGCATGACACGGAAGGCAAGGGCGGTGGTGCGCAACATGAAAACCGTCCCCCGTATTATGTTCTGGCTTATATCATGCGACTTAAATAA